One window of the Candidatus Polarisedimenticolia bacterium genome contains the following:
- a CDS encoding cytochrome c oxidase subunit 3 family protein produces MPAEARVAGPKTAHAHQFEDAGQQREAVTLGMWVFLVTEILFFGGLFLAYAVYRWSFPAAFTLASRHLDVLLGGVNTVVLIGSSLTMAFAVHAAQTGRRRALSLFLLLTMLLGGVFLGIKAVEYHAKFVERLIPGASFMMSEENAPAHFDPATDPAIAAGVPSVDPGAEADLQRHAQIFFSLYFAMTGMHALHMVIGLGLLTWLLFGAARGRFRPGADAPVEIVGLYWHFVDIIWIFLFPLLYLIGRHA; encoded by the coding sequence ATGCCGGCTGAAGCGCGCGTCGCAGGGCCGAAGACCGCTCACGCCCATCAGTTCGAGGACGCCGGGCAGCAGCGCGAGGCGGTGACCCTGGGGATGTGGGTCTTCCTGGTGACGGAGATCCTGTTCTTCGGCGGGTTGTTCCTGGCGTACGCCGTCTACCGCTGGAGCTTTCCGGCGGCCTTTACCCTGGCCAGCCGCCATCTCGACGTCCTCCTCGGGGGGGTGAACACCGTCGTCCTGATCGGCAGCAGCCTGACGATGGCGTTCGCGGTGCACGCGGCGCAGACGGGCCGCCGCCGGGCGCTTTCCCTGTTCCTGCTGCTGACGATGCTTCTCGGGGGGGTGTTCCTGGGGATCAAGGCAGTGGAATATCACGCCAAGTTCGTCGAGCGCCTGATCCCAGGGGCCTCGTTCATGATGTCGGAGGAGAACGCTCCGGCCCATTTCGACCCCGCGACCGATCCGGCGATCGCCGCGGGAGTCCCCTCGGTCGATCCGGGCGCCGAAGCCGACCTCCAGCGTCACGCTCAGATCTTCTTTTCCCTGTACTTCGCGATGACCGGGATGCACGCCCTCCACATGGTCATCGGCCTCGGCCTTTTGACATGGCTCCTGTTCGGGGCGGCGCGCGGCCGCTTCCGCCCCGGCGCCGACGCGCCCGTCGAGATCGTCGGGCTGTACTGGCACTTCGTGGACATCATCTGGATTTTCCTCTTTCCGCTGCTCTACCTCATCGGCAGGCACGCCTGA
- the ctaD gene encoding cytochrome c oxidase subunit I — protein sequence MSGTPAGRHYLNSAYGIRSWLLTVDHKRIALLYLTSVTLMFMLGGVFAALVRLELLTPAGDFFHADTYNKMFTMHGIVMVFFFLIPGIPAVLGNFLIPMMVGARDLAFPRLNLLSWYLFTIGAVFTLFNIVIGGVDTGWTFYTPYSSAYTTTNIVPVALGIFISGFSSILTGLNFIVTIHKMRAPGLTWFRLPLFVWAHYAYSIIVILGTPVIAITIVLLALERVFHLGFFDPALGGDPVLFQHFFWFYSHPAVYIMILPAMGVISEIIACFSRKRVFGYSFVAASSLAIALLGFLVWGHHMFVSSQSVFAGLIFSILSFLVAIPSAVKVFNWTSTLYRGSISFQTPMLYAFGFLGLFTIGGLTGLMLATLGIDVHVHDTYFIVAHFHYIMVGGTVMAYLGGLHYWWPKITGRMYPEWWGRLSALIVFIGFNLTFFPQFIVGYLGMPRRYYAYPPEFQVLNVMSTAGASILGVGYLIPLVYMIWSMRYGKAATANPFGATGLEWQTSSPPATENFAEPPIVTEEAYAYDRIPVPERGVYAG from the coding sequence ATGAGCGGCACGCCGGCCGGCCGGCATTACCTGAACTCCGCCTACGGAATCCGCTCGTGGCTGCTCACGGTGGATCACAAGCGGATCGCCCTGCTCTACCTCACCTCGGTGACGCTGATGTTCATGCTGGGAGGGGTGTTCGCCGCGCTGGTGAGGCTGGAGCTCCTCACCCCCGCCGGCGACTTCTTCCACGCCGACACGTACAACAAGATGTTCACGATGCACGGCATCGTCATGGTCTTCTTCTTCCTGATCCCGGGGATTCCCGCGGTCCTCGGGAACTTCCTGATCCCGATGATGGTCGGAGCGCGGGATCTCGCTTTTCCGCGGCTCAACCTGCTGAGCTGGTACCTGTTCACCATCGGCGCGGTGTTCACCCTGTTCAACATCGTCATCGGCGGCGTGGACACCGGCTGGACCTTCTACACTCCCTACAGCTCCGCCTACACGACGACCAACATCGTGCCCGTGGCGCTGGGCATCTTCATCAGCGGCTTCTCCTCGATCCTCACCGGGCTGAACTTCATCGTCACGATCCACAAGATGCGCGCTCCCGGGCTGACCTGGTTCCGCCTTCCACTGTTCGTCTGGGCCCATTACGCCTACAGCATCATCGTCATCCTGGGGACGCCGGTGATCGCCATCACCATCGTGCTGCTGGCGCTCGAGCGCGTCTTCCATCTCGGGTTCTTCGACCCCGCGCTGGGGGGCGACCCCGTCCTGTTCCAGCACTTCTTCTGGTTCTACAGCCACCCCGCCGTCTACATCATGATTCTGCCGGCCATGGGGGTCATCAGCGAGATCATCGCCTGCTTCTCCCGCAAACGGGTGTTCGGCTATTCGTTCGTCGCCGCCTCCAGCCTGGCGATCGCCCTGCTCGGCTTCCTGGTCTGGGGGCACCACATGTTCGTCAGCTCCCAGTCGGTCTTCGCGGGGCTCATCTTCTCGATCCTCAGCTTCCTGGTGGCGATTCCTTCCGCGGTGAAAGTGTTCAACTGGACTTCCACCCTCTACCGCGGCTCGATCTCGTTCCAGACCCCGATGCTCTACGCCTTCGGGTTCCTCGGGCTGTTCACGATCGGCGGCCTGACCGGACTCATGCTGGCGACCTTGGGGATCGACGTGCACGTCCACGACACCTATTTCATCGTGGCCCACTTCCACTACATCATGGTGGGAGGGACGGTGATGGCCTACCTGGGGGGCTTGCACTACTGGTGGCCGAAGATCACGGGCCGGATGTATCCCGAGTGGTGGGGGCGCCTCTCGGCCCTGATCGTCTTCATCGGCTTCAACCTGACGTTCTTTCCGCAGTTCATCGTCGGCTACCTGGGGATGCCCCGCCGCTACTACGCCTACCCGCCGGAGTTCCAGGTGCTCAACGTCATGTCGACCGCCGGCGCCTCGATCCTCGGGGTCGGCTACCTCATCCCTCTCGTCTACATGATCTGGTCGATGCGCTACGGCAAGGCCGCCACGGCCAATCCCTTCGGCGCCACCGGTCTGGAATGGCAGACCTCTTCGCCCCCCGCGACCGAGAATTTCGCGGAGCCGCCGATCGTGACCGAGGAAGCGTACGCTTACGACCGGATTCCGGTTCCGGAGCGAGGCGTCTATGCCGGCTGA
- a CDS encoding cytochrome c has protein sequence MKWRAEPLILALALLGGMACRQKMADQPAYRPLEHSDFWGDDRSARPAVPGTVARGHLEEDEIYFAGRRGAEFAPRIPLRVDRKTLERGRERYDIFCAPCHDRLGEGLGMVVRRGYPRPPTLHQDRLREARPGYLFDVITRGFGRQAGLAAQIPVADRWAIVAYVRALQWSQHAPLAAVPPEERKRLESMPPAAPAAGRDGR, from the coding sequence ATGAAGTGGCGAGCTGAGCCCCTGATCCTCGCTCTGGCGCTGCTGGGCGGCATGGCGTGCCGCCAGAAGATGGCGGATCAGCCCGCCTACCGGCCGCTGGAGCACAGCGACTTCTGGGGCGACGACCGCTCGGCGCGGCCCGCCGTGCCGGGCACCGTCGCGCGCGGCCACCTCGAGGAGGACGAAATCTACTTCGCGGGCAGGCGCGGCGCCGAATTCGCGCCGCGGATTCCGCTGCGGGTCGATCGGAAGACGCTGGAGCGGGGCCGCGAGCGTTACGACATCTTCTGCGCTCCCTGCCACGATCGCCTCGGCGAAGGGCTGGGGATGGTGGTGCGTCGCGGCTACCCGCGGCCTCCGACGCTGCACCAGGATCGGCTGCGCGAGGCGCGGCCGGGCTATCTCTTCGACGTGATCACCCGGGGCTTCGGGCGGCAGGCGGGCCTCGCCGCCCAGATCCCCGTGGCGGATCGATGGGCGATCGTAGCGTACGTCCGGGCGCTGCAATGGTCACAGCACGCCCCGCTCGCCGCCGTGCCGCCGGAGGAGAGGAAGCGGCTCGAATCGATGCCGCCGGCGGCGCCCGCGGCGGGGAGGGACGGCCGATGA
- a CDS encoding cytochrome C oxidase subunit IV family protein: MSERIVPRRVYVTVFALLIFFTIVTVWAAFADLGRLNLAVALGIATLKATLVILYFMHVRYNPRLIWLTLALAVSWLGMLLISVLTDYASRGWIPFPGK, from the coding sequence ATGTCCGAGCGCATCGTTCCTCGACGCGTCTACGTCACCGTGTTCGCCCTGTTGATCTTCTTCACGATCGTCACCGTCTGGGCGGCTTTCGCGGACCTCGGCCGCCTCAACCTGGCGGTGGCGCTGGGCATCGCCACCCTCAAGGCCACCCTGGTGATCCTCTACTTCATGCACGTGCGCTACAACCCCCGGCTGATCTGGCTCACCCTGGCGCTCGCGGTCTCCTGGCTCGGGATGCTGTTGATCAGCGTCCTGACCGACTACGCCAGCCGCGGGTGGATTCCCTTCCCGGGCAAGTGA
- the coxB gene encoding cytochrome c oxidase subunit II codes for MHSDFPLFPVQGSAQAREVDLLFVTTVLLALFFATLISVLLIVFAVKYRRRPKDRPPAPIHGSTVLEILWSSIPFVLAMVIFAWGAAVYFRLNRPPDDTMTVNVVGKRWMWKLQHPSGRREINELHVPVGTAVRLNLTSEDVIHSFYVPAFRVKADALPGRYTTTWFQATRPGRYHLFCAEYCGTQHSGMIGWVEAMEPEAFQAWLSGGPGQVPMAAAGERLFNDLGCVTCHSARSGDRGPSLDALYGSTIRLQTGETVTADAAYLREAILFPAARVTAGYLPVMPTFRGLVNEEGILELIEYLKSRAESQGGAAAAAVAPARSPSPGKEVPTP; via the coding sequence GTGCACTCTGACTTCCCGCTCTTCCCCGTTCAAGGCTCCGCGCAGGCGCGGGAGGTCGACCTCCTGTTCGTGACGACCGTGCTGCTCGCTCTGTTTTTCGCGACCCTGATCTCGGTGCTTCTGATCGTCTTCGCCGTCAAGTACCGGCGCCGCCCGAAAGACAGGCCGCCCGCGCCGATCCACGGCTCGACCGTCCTGGAGATCCTCTGGTCGTCGATCCCCTTTGTCCTGGCGATGGTGATTTTCGCCTGGGGCGCCGCCGTCTATTTCCGGCTGAACCGCCCTCCGGACGACACCATGACGGTGAACGTCGTGGGCAAGCGCTGGATGTGGAAGCTGCAGCACCCGTCGGGACGGCGCGAGATCAACGAGCTGCACGTCCCGGTGGGGACCGCGGTCCGGCTGAACCTGACCTCGGAGGACGTGATCCACAGTTTCTACGTTCCGGCGTTCCGGGTGAAAGCCGACGCCCTGCCCGGCCGGTACACGACGACCTGGTTCCAAGCGACCCGCCCCGGCCGCTACCACCTTTTCTGCGCCGAGTACTGCGGCACGCAGCATTCGGGAATGATCGGATGGGTCGAGGCGATGGAGCCGGAGGCCTTCCAGGCGTGGCTTTCGGGAGGGCCCGGCCAGGTCCCCATGGCGGCCGCCGGGGAGCGCCTGTTCAACGACCTGGGGTGCGTGACCTGCCATTCCGCCCGCTCGGGCGACCGCGGCCCGTCGCTCGACGCGCTCTACGGCAGCACGATCCGCCTGCAGACGGGCGAGACCGTCACCGCCGACGCCGCCTACCTGCGCGAGGCGATCCTGTTTCCCGCCGCCAGGGTGACGGCCGGCTACCTCCCGGTGATGCCGACGTTCCGCGGGCTGGTGAACGAGGAGGGAATCCTCGAGTTGATCGAATATCTCAAGTCGCGCGCCGAGTCGCAGGGCGGCGCGGCTGCGGCCGCGGTGGCTCCGGCGCGGTCGCCGTCCCCCGGCAAGGAGGTCCCCACGCCATGA
- the nrfD gene encoding NrfD/PsrC family molybdoenzyme membrane anchor subunit produces MSETDPRDARSDPAGSPPLLAPGHTFATISDKIGSIVLARGTRFGWLIGFAVSFALLMLFLVAVGVVLARGIGVWGNNIPVGWGFDIINFVWWIGIGHAGTLISAILLLLRQTWRNSINRFAEAMTLFAVACAGMFPLLHMGRPWFAYWMGPYPSTMGIWPNFRSPLVWDVFAVSTYATVSALFWFVGLIPDLATLRDRSKKRAARILYGMLAMGWRGSAMHWHRYEVASLLLAGLATPLVVSVHTVVSFDFAIAIVPGWHATIFPPYFVAGAIYAGFAMVLLIAIPLRAVYGLQDFITLAHLRNMAKVLLATSMIVCYGYAIEAFFSWYSGNPNERFMMLNRMTGPYAWTYWTLLACNLVTPQLLWFSKVRDSIASLFGISLVVSLGMWLERFVIIVVSLSRDFLPSSWGMYYPTRWDFATFFGTIGLFLTLLFLFIRFLPMISIFEMRAILPEAEVEDHAAR; encoded by the coding sequence GTGAGCGAAACGGATCCGCGCGACGCCAGGTCCGACCCGGCCGGGTCGCCGCCGCTGCTGGCGCCGGGCCACACCTTCGCCACGATCAGCGACAAGATCGGCTCGATCGTGCTGGCGCGCGGCACCCGGTTCGGATGGCTGATCGGCTTCGCCGTCTCCTTCGCGCTGCTGATGCTCTTCCTGGTCGCGGTCGGCGTCGTCCTGGCGCGCGGCATCGGGGTCTGGGGAAACAACATCCCGGTCGGATGGGGATTCGACATCATCAACTTCGTCTGGTGGATCGGCATCGGGCACGCCGGCACGCTGATCTCCGCCATCCTGCTGCTCCTGCGCCAGACGTGGCGGAACTCCATCAACCGTTTCGCCGAGGCGATGACGCTGTTCGCCGTCGCCTGCGCCGGGATGTTTCCCCTGCTCCACATGGGGCGCCCCTGGTTCGCCTACTGGATGGGTCCCTATCCGAGCACCATGGGGATCTGGCCGAACTTCCGCAGCCCGCTCGTCTGGGACGTCTTCGCCGTCTCGACCTACGCCACGGTCTCGGCGCTCTTCTGGTTCGTCGGCCTGATCCCCGATCTGGCCACGCTGAGGGACCGATCCAAGAAGCGCGCCGCCCGCATCCTCTACGGCATGCTGGCGATGGGCTGGCGCGGGTCGGCCATGCACTGGCACCGTTACGAAGTCGCGTCGCTGCTCCTCGCCGGCCTCGCCACACCCCTGGTCGTCTCGGTGCACACGGTGGTGAGCTTCGATTTCGCCATCGCCATCGTCCCCGGCTGGCACGCCACGATCTTCCCCCCTTATTTCGTGGCGGGCGCCATCTACGCCGGGTTCGCCATGGTGCTCCTGATCGCCATTCCCCTGAGAGCAGTCTACGGGCTCCAGGACTTCATCACGCTCGCCCATCTGCGGAACATGGCCAAAGTCCTGCTGGCGACGTCGATGATCGTCTGCTACGGCTACGCCATCGAGGCGTTCTTCTCCTGGTACAGCGGCAATCCGAACGAGCGGTTCATGATGCTGAACCGGATGACGGGACCCTACGCCTGGACCTACTGGACCCTTCTGGCCTGCAACCTCGTGACCCCTCAGCTGCTCTGGTTCTCCAAGGTGCGCGACTCCATCGCCTCCCTGTTCGGGATCTCCCTCGTGGTGAGCCTGGGGATGTGGCTGGAGCGCTTCGTGATCATCGTGGTCAGCCTGAGCCGCGATTTTCTGCCCTCCTCGTGGGGCATGTACTATCCGACCCGCTGGGATTTCGCGACCTTCTTCGGGACCATTGGGCTCTTCCTGACGCTGCTCTTCCTGTTCATCCGGTTCCTGCCGATGATCTCGATCTTCGAGATGCGCGCCATCCTGCCCGAGGCGGAGGTGGAGGATCATGCCGCGCGCTGA
- a CDS encoding TAT-variant-translocated molybdopterin oxidoreductase — protein sequence MSEKPGTTRPSAAAPWRSLEDLAGAARVREAVVREFPELASEWDDPAGRRQFLRLMGASLALAGLAKCSPPSGEKIVPFVTQPEELVPGKPLRYATAIRLAGATVPVLVTSTMGRPVKIEGNPEHPESLGATDAFTQAALLTLYDPERSKTVTHLGEIRPYGDLLGVLREASEAQRATGGSGVRLLTGAVTSPTLAAQIEELLRVFPRARWCRHEAADEENVLAGARLAFGETLEPRYHLDRCDVILALDSDFLVEGPGHLRRARDFARRRRVAPPGEARAAGSPPSMSRLYVAESMPSLTGARADHRFRVRASDIRALASAIAARLGVPGARPPRGVPGISERDLAAVAKDLARGAGRSLVVAGPGQPPEVHALAHAMNHVLGSLGAAVTLHSPVDAAAAGAESLADLARDMGARNVQLLLIAGCNPVFTAPADLPFGALLAKVGLTVHLGLYDDETAARCQWHVPEAHDLESWSDARNPDGSVTILQPLIEPLYHGKTAHELIAALTDRPQRSSAEIVKERWAALLPAGGFENPWRRALHDGFVAGTAAPPREVRWRGASEPPTPGAGPAPAGLELVFKTDPSIFDGRLANNGWLQELPRPLTKLTWDNAAILSPATARRLSLENEDMVGLKTAGRRVRAPVWILPGHADDSVTVHLGYGRRRVGRVGRKAGFDAYALRLSGARWIATSVSVERTGARHSLAATQDHGSMEGRAIVRHATLAHYASHPRFAQEIEEDPPAELSLVPAVQYAGHAWGMAIDLNACTGCNACTIACQAENNIPVVGKDQVKVNREMHWIRVDRYFEGDPESPSVLHQPVPCMQCENAPCEQVCPVAATAHSSEGLNDMVYNRCVGTRYCANNCPYKVRRFNFLQYSDYDSPTSRLLFNPNVTVRTRGVMEKCTYCVQRINAARNEAEVEGRALRDGEILTACQQVCPSEAIVFGDLNDPGSRIANLKKDPRNYALLGNLNTRPRTTYLASLSNPNPEILTPRHEEEE from the coding sequence ATGAGCGAAAAGCCCGGAACAACGCGGCCGTCGGCGGCGGCGCCGTGGCGCAGCCTGGAGGACCTCGCCGGCGCCGCGCGCGTGCGGGAGGCTGTCGTGCGGGAGTTTCCGGAGCTCGCCTCCGAATGGGACGACCCGGCGGGGCGCCGGCAGTTCCTCCGCCTCATGGGCGCCTCCCTGGCGCTCGCGGGGCTGGCGAAGTGCTCCCCTCCTTCCGGCGAGAAGATCGTCCCCTTCGTCACGCAACCCGAGGAGCTGGTCCCCGGGAAGCCGCTGCGCTACGCCACCGCCATCCGGCTCGCGGGGGCGACCGTTCCGGTCCTGGTCACGAGCACCATGGGGCGGCCGGTCAAAATCGAAGGGAATCCCGAGCATCCTGAAAGCCTCGGAGCGACCGACGCTTTCACTCAGGCGGCTCTCCTCACGCTCTACGATCCGGAGCGTTCGAAGACCGTCACGCACCTCGGCGAGATTCGCCCGTACGGGGATCTCCTGGGAGTCCTTCGCGAGGCTTCCGAGGCGCAGCGCGCCACCGGCGGTTCGGGGGTGCGCCTCCTCACGGGCGCGGTGACTTCGCCCACGCTGGCGGCGCAGATCGAGGAGCTCCTGCGCGTCTTTCCGCGGGCCCGATGGTGCCGGCACGAGGCGGCCGACGAGGAGAACGTCCTCGCCGGCGCCCGCCTCGCGTTCGGCGAGACGCTCGAGCCTCGCTACCACCTGGATCGGTGCGACGTGATCCTGGCGCTCGACTCCGATTTCCTCGTGGAAGGCCCGGGGCATCTCCGCCGGGCCCGCGACTTCGCGCGCCGGCGCCGCGTCGCTCCGCCCGGAGAGGCGCGCGCCGCCGGATCGCCCCCCTCCATGAGCCGGCTCTACGTCGCGGAGAGCATGCCGAGCCTCACCGGCGCCCGGGCCGATCATCGCTTCCGGGTGCGCGCTTCCGACATCCGCGCCCTCGCCTCGGCGATCGCCGCCCGGCTGGGCGTTCCCGGCGCCCGTCCGCCGCGCGGCGTGCCGGGGATCTCCGAGCGCGACCTGGCGGCTGTGGCGAAGGATCTGGCGCGGGGAGCCGGCCGCAGCCTCGTCGTGGCGGGGCCCGGTCAGCCGCCGGAGGTTCATGCCCTGGCCCACGCGATGAACCACGTCTTGGGAAGCCTCGGCGCCGCCGTAACGCTCCATTCTCCGGTCGACGCGGCGGCGGCGGGCGCGGAGAGCCTCGCCGATCTGGCGCGCGACATGGGAGCGCGGAACGTCCAGCTCCTGCTCATCGCCGGCTGCAACCCGGTCTTCACCGCTCCCGCCGACCTTCCCTTCGGCGCCCTGCTCGCGAAGGTGGGCCTGACCGTGCACCTGGGCCTCTACGACGACGAGACCGCGGCCCGCTGCCAGTGGCACGTTCCGGAAGCGCACGATCTGGAGTCGTGGAGCGACGCGCGCAATCCCGACGGGAGCGTCACGATCCTCCAGCCCCTCATCGAGCCGCTGTACCACGGTAAGACGGCGCACGAGCTGATCGCCGCCCTGACCGACCGGCCGCAGCGCTCGAGCGCCGAGATCGTCAAAGAGCGCTGGGCCGCTCTGCTTCCGGCCGGAGGGTTCGAGAACCCCTGGCGCCGCGCGCTGCACGACGGCTTCGTCGCCGGGACCGCCGCGCCGCCCCGCGAAGTGAGGTGGCGCGGGGCGTCCGAACCGCCGACGCCCGGCGCCGGCCCGGCTCCGGCGGGCCTGGAGCTGGTCTTCAAGACCGACCCGTCGATCTTCGACGGCCGTCTCGCCAACAACGGCTGGCTCCAGGAGCTGCCGCGGCCGCTCACCAAGCTGACCTGGGACAACGCCGCCATCCTCAGCCCCGCGACGGCGCGCCGGCTGTCGCTGGAAAACGAGGACATGGTGGGGCTCAAGACGGCCGGACGCCGCGTCCGCGCGCCGGTGTGGATCCTGCCGGGGCACGCCGACGACTCGGTGACGGTCCATCTCGGCTACGGGAGGCGGCGGGTCGGGAGAGTCGGGCGGAAGGCCGGGTTCGACGCCTACGCCCTGCGCCTCTCCGGGGCGCGCTGGATCGCGACGTCCGTCTCGGTCGAGCGCACCGGAGCGCGGCACTCCCTGGCGGCGACGCAGGACCACGGGAGCATGGAGGGGAGGGCCATCGTACGCCACGCGACGCTGGCGCACTACGCCAGCCACCCGCGCTTCGCGCAGGAGATCGAGGAGGATCCCCCGGCCGAGCTGTCCCTGGTTCCGGCCGTGCAATACGCCGGTCACGCCTGGGGGATGGCGATCGACCTGAACGCCTGCACCGGCTGCAACGCGTGCACCATCGCCTGCCAGGCGGAGAACAACATCCCCGTCGTCGGCAAGGATCAGGTGAAAGTGAACCGCGAGATGCACTGGATCCGGGTCGACCGCTACTTCGAGGGCGATCCGGAATCGCCGAGCGTGCTGCACCAGCCCGTCCCCTGCATGCAGTGCGAGAACGCGCCGTGCGAGCAGGTCTGCCCGGTCGCGGCGACCGCTCACAGCTCCGAAGGCCTCAACGACATGGTCTACAACCGGTGCGTCGGGACCCGGTATTGCGCGAACAACTGCCCTTACAAGGTGCGGCGCTTCAATTTCCTGCAGTACAGCGACTACGACTCGCCCACGTCGCGGCTGCTGTTCAATCCCAACGTCACCGTCCGGACGCGGGGCGTCATGGAGAAGTGCACCTATTGCGTCCAGCGGATCAACGCGGCGCGCAACGAGGCCGAGGTGGAGGGGCGCGCCCTCCGCGACGGAGAGATCCTGACCGCTTGCCAGCAGGTGTGCCCGTCGGAGGCGATCGTCTTCGGCGATCTGAATGATCCGGGCAGCCGGATCGCGAACCTCAAGAAGGACCCGCGGAACTACGCCCTTCTCGGGAACCTGAACACGCGTCCCCGGACGACCTACCTGGCGTCGCTTTCGAACCCGAACCCCGAGATCCTGACCCCGCGACATGAGGAAGAAGAGTGA
- a CDS encoding DUF3341 domain-containing protein: MPRAETPLYGLMAEFADATSIVAAARRAHAEGYRRIDGYSPFPIEELGEALGTRTRGRLPKIVFAGGLLGCAAGFGLQYWCSAVDYPLNIGGKPLNSWPSFIPITFELTILFASLAAVLGMLGLNGLPRPYHPVFNVPEFRLASRDRFFLCIEASDPKFDASATRLFLESLTPGQVYEVAS, encoded by the coding sequence ATGCCGCGCGCTGAGACGCCTCTTTACGGGTTGATGGCCGAGTTCGCGGACGCCACCTCCATCGTCGCCGCGGCGCGGCGGGCGCACGCGGAAGGCTACCGGCGGATCGACGGCTACTCGCCGTTTCCGATCGAGGAGCTGGGCGAGGCGCTCGGCACCCGCACCCGCGGGCGCCTTCCGAAGATCGTCTTTGCGGGAGGGCTGCTCGGATGCGCCGCGGGCTTCGGGCTGCAGTACTGGTGCTCCGCCGTCGACTACCCGTTGAACATCGGAGGGAAGCCGCTCAACAGCTGGCCGTCGTTCATCCCGATCACTTTCGAGCTGACCATCCTCTTCGCGTCGCTTGCGGCGGTGCTGGGAATGCTCGGGCTCAACGGCCTGCCGCGGCCCTATCACCCCGTGTTCAACGTCCCGGAGTTCCGCCTCGCCAGCCGGGACCGCTTCTTCCTGTGCATCGAGGCGAGCGATCCGAAGTTCGATGCCTCCGCCACGCGCCTGTTTCTCGAATCGCTCACGCCGGGTCAGGTCTATGAAGTGGCGAGCTGA
- a CDS encoding SCO family protein, whose product MRRRGTIVALSALAALALAPATSRGAAARASADPTPAVLRGVGLEQRLGREVPGDLVFRDESGGAVRLAELLGHRPVILTLNYYRCPMLCTMELNGLVASLRTLALDPGKDFRLVTVSIDPRETPDLAAAKKAIYVRSYGRPGAAEGWRFLTGEEPAIRRLSESVGYRYAYDEASGQFAHAAGILILTPSGRISRVFYGIDFPPRDLRLALVESSEGKIGRLADRLLLFCYHYDPVTGRYGFAALAAMRLAGALTAVGAGSVILLMLRRERRRRSPAAPESAPRAL is encoded by the coding sequence ATGAGGCGGCGCGGGACGATCGTGGCGCTTTCGGCGCTGGCAGCGCTGGCGCTGGCACCGGCGACGAGCCGGGGAGCGGCGGCCCGCGCGTCCGCCGACCCCACCCCGGCGGTGTTGCGCGGCGTGGGGCTGGAGCAGCGGCTCGGGAGGGAGGTGCCGGGGGATCTGGTTTTCCGCGACGAGTCGGGCGGGGCGGTTCGCCTGGCCGAGCTTCTCGGCCATCGTCCCGTGATTCTGACGCTGAACTACTACCGCTGTCCGATGCTCTGCACGATGGAGCTCAACGGGCTGGTCGCGTCGCTGCGCACCCTGGCGCTCGATCCGGGGAAGGATTTCCGGCTCGTGACGGTGAGCATCGACCCGCGGGAGACGCCCGATCTGGCGGCGGCCAAGAAGGCGATCTACGTCCGGAGCTACGGCCGTCCCGGCGCCGCGGAGGGATGGCGATTCCTCACGGGCGAGGAGCCGGCCATCCGCAGGCTGAGCGAAAGCGTCGGCTACCGCTACGCCTACGACGAGGCCAGCGGCCAGTTCGCCCACGCCGCCGGAATCCTGATCCTGACTCCCTCCGGACGGATCTCGCGGGTCTTCTACGGAATCGATTTCCCGCCGCGGGACTTGCGCCTGGCACTGGTCGAGTCGTCGGAGGGCAAGATCGGCAGGCTCGCCGACCGGCTCCTGCTTTTCTGCTATCACTACGATCCCGTCACGGGCCGTTACGGCTTCGCGGCGCTGGCCGCCATGCGGCTCGCGGGCGCCCTCACCGCTGTCGGGGCCGGTTCGGTGATCCTTCTGATGCTCCGCCGCGAGCGCCGCCGGCGCTCCCCGGCGGCCCCGGAGTCGGCCCCCCGTGCACTCTGA